The sequence TCCATCGCCCAAACCAAGTGTGGCCTGTAGTCAACTGGCTCTGTTGCTCTCCAGTGAGGCCCACCTGCAACAGTACTCTCGAGAACATGCCCTAAAAGCCCAACTCTCTGGACGATCAGCCAGTGAAAGACTATCCGCCATGGCCACACAGCAGACACAAGATAAACAACCTACAACTTCAGGCCAGACTCATGGACTAAGTCTCTTACACACCAAGAATGGAATACCTTCACAAATGTCAACCAGCTCCAGTCGACAAAGTCCAAGCCTGAGCTCAGGACAAAGAAGGACAGAAGGTTCCATGCGCACAGGACAACCCTTTAGAGAGCGTCGACCTTTTGAGAAACAAGGCAGACCATCACAGAACTGCAGCAGTCTTCTACTTCAGCTTCTCAACAGTCACAACACCTCACAGCGAATTAATGGACAAGGTCACCTGAAAGACGACCTCAGTACCTTTGGCACTCTGGCCTCTCCACTTTTTTCAGACAGCGAGCACTCAAACCCTGACAGCAGTCTTACAAAAGACAGCAGCGATGCTGAGAGCACTTACTCTAGTTGCTCTCCTATTGACCTTTCTCTGAAGAACAGAACAAATGTACAAACACCAGTATCTACTTCATCCTCACCTGTACTGGACAGAGTCCCAGAGTCTTCGTTAAACAGGTGGAAGCCTGAGAGTCCACCTGTCAAAGTTTCCTCAGATCACGGGGAGGTGGACACCTGTTCAGAGATGAAACCTCATCACAAGGTCACTCTATTACAGTTGCTCTTGGATCACAAAAACAATGAGAGAGTAAACAAAGGTCTGGATAATCCAGATTTGCTGCAAACTGTAATCCCTAAGGTCACTAGTGCATCTACAAGTAGCCAGAGTGTTTTCAGTACAGTTAGGTGTAAGGACATAAGTGACCTTAGTGGACACTGTGGATTGAGTTGTAGAAGTCCCAAACTCTTGCCAACTTTCTCCCAAAGCAGAGACTCTGACAGCAGTGCATCTCCTTATACACTTTATGGGTCTCCCCATTCTCAGTCTGTCCCATTGGATCTTTGTAAAGCAAAACAACCTGCAAGTGATGTAAGAGTAAAAGAACCTGCTTTTAGTGCTAGTAAATTGTTACAGAATTTAGCTCAGAGTGGAAAACAAAACCATGACATTTCTCCTCCAGTACTGGCACCTTTACCCCCTATCAAACTCATGACCCAAGAGCTGAAAGTTAACCATCCTCCAACTTTACTTGAGAGACTCACTGCACCAATTCAGAGAAATAACACACTGTGGGAAGAGGCCAAAGCAAAAACTTCAGCTGTGCCCGAAGCAACACAGCATGTCTCCGAGATTGAGAATCTGCTTGAAAGACGTACAGTTCTACAACTTCTTTTGGGCAATGCACCTCAGAAAGAAAAGGTAGGCAGTAAACGAAAACGAGAACATAGTAAAAATAGTTCTGTGGAAAAACCAACATATCAGGCAACTGGCCAACCAAATGGTCCTCCTTTGgatattacaattaaaactgagCCTGTTGAAGAGGGTCATATGCATGACTATAACAAAATATCAGTACATGAGCCTAGAAAAAGCACCAGTTATCATTCTCATGAAAGCATCAAACAAGAACCATTGTCCCCAGAGGCTCCCACCAGAGATGGTCTTCTCTGTCATCTCCTAAAGAAACGACCCAACAAAACCCTACAGCCAAACAAAGTAGAAAACCTAAACAAGAGTTGTGTCAAAGAAGAATCAGTTGAAACCCAGGGACCAACAATCCCAAAGAAGCGGAAATTTTCAATAGAACTAGAATATCATAACTCCTCAACTCTGCATAACAGGGATTTGGAACATTTTGGTAGCATGAACGAAGACAATAGTGGTTGTTTTGCCGCCAGAGATCTAGAGACAAGAGAGGCCAGAGACCCATCAAGCCCCCCAGAGGCTGACAGTCCACCAGCTAGGTTTCCACCTTATGAGTCTAACGAAAACCGAAGtttcaatgttctaaagcagctgCTTCTTTCAGACAACTGCTTGAAGGAATTGTCTCAGCCAAGGGGTACATTCAGTTCACCATCACATACTGTGCTGAATGGGAATACAATCAAGCAATCATGTAATGAAGGTGAAATTCAAAACTTTCACCAGAGCTTGAGTCCCAGCAATCCATCTTCTAAAAAAGCAAGCAGTCACAGGCAAGAAACTCCCCATGTTACACAGCAGGAGCCTGCAAGTTCAAAAA is a genomic window of Cyprinus carpio isolate SPL01 chromosome B15, ASM1834038v1, whole genome shotgun sequence containing:
- the nrip1a gene encoding nuclear receptor-interacting protein 1, with the translated sequence MTHGEEPGPETHQDSAVLTYLEGLLMHQVAGGQGAEATQSGSQEQRNKDGTGHAQPSHDTRQVQNRTNSHCGASQHLRKARLLNSEAWTESETQRRSAPAVALNGQSENHHSSQNGTSQDKGESTLLASLLQSFSSRLQNVTLPQQIIQGLRPPDVPCQISKPAQEDRADVPCHRPASSHLKGLVSKSKMQNHSNSVPYQRRRSSQESFSESPKALQNSSISPSPESLSCTERLKAVANLVNIRSSPAPSPKPSVACSQLALLLSSEAHLQQYSREHALKAQLSGRSASERLSAMATQQTQDKQPTTSGQTHGLSLLHTKNGIPSQMSTSSSRQSPSLSSGQRRTEGSMRTGQPFRERRPFEKQGRPSQNCSSLLLQLLNSHNTSQRINGQGHLKDDLSTFGTLASPLFSDSEHSNPDSSLTKDSSDAESTYSSCSPIDLSLKNRTNVQTPVSTSSSPVLDRVPESSLNRWKPESPPVKVSSDHGEVDTCSEMKPHHKVTLLQLLLDHKNNERVNKGLDNPDLLQTVIPKVTSASTSSQSVFSTVRCKDISDLSGHCGLSCRSPKLLPTFSQSRDSDSSASPYTLYGSPHSQSVPLDLCKAKQPASDVRVKEPAFSASKLLQNLAQSGKQNHDISPPVLAPLPPIKLMTQELKVNHPPTLLERLTAPIQRNNTLWEEAKAKTSAVPEATQHVSEIENLLERRTVLQLLLGNAPQKEKVGSKRKREHSKNSSVEKPTYQATGQPNGPPLDITIKTEPVEEGHMHDYNKISVHEPRKSTSYHSHESIKQEPLSPEAPTRDGLLCHLLKKRPNKTLQPNKVENLNKSCVKEESVETQGPTIPKKRKFSIELEYHNSSTLHNRDLEHFGSMNEDNSGCFAARDLETREARDPSSPPEADSPPARFPPYESNENRSFNVLKQLLLSDNCLKELSQPRGTFSSPSHTVLNGNTIKQSCNEGEIQNFHQSLSPSNPSSKKASSHRQETPHVTQQEPASSKIDYSTTKNLKGPAKMVNGDDQTHKYGPDSPRFTKTNPILYYMLQRSNAQLAKEGEGLEVGLGQIQAKVKNESSDDTEAFEL